Below is a genomic region from Gammaproteobacteria bacterium.
ACAAGGACTTCCCGCTGCCATCGGGGGCGATGGCGCGATCCACCGACGCCGGATCGGATGACAACTCCTAACGCTGACTTACTAATATATCTCCACCGATCTCGCCGCCAGATTTACGCGGATTTGGACCGCCACTAACACGCCGACCTCGTTATCGCGTTGTCCCGCGCCGATACGGCGTTAAGCGAACTTTCCGGCCTCGGCCGCTTCCTGCCCAATCCACATTTATTAATCGCTCCGTATATTCGTCGTGAAGCAGTGTTGTCCTCCCGCATCGAAGGCACCCGCGCCACGCTGTCCGATATTCTGTTGGACGAAGTACATGCCGCTATCCCTCATGGCGACGAAGCCGATATCCGCGAAGTACGGAACTACGTAACCGCATTGGAGTTCGGCGTTAAACGGTTGCGCAAGTTACCGCTGTCGCTACGCCTGGTGCGCGAGCTGCACGATAAATTAATGAAAGGCGTACGTGGCAACAGCGCGACGCCCGGCGAGTTCCGGCGCTCGCAAAACTGGATCGGTCCAGCCGGCAGCACCCCGGTAACCGCAACCTATGTTCCGCCGCCACCGGCACACATGCAAAAGACTCTCGCACAATGGGAGCTGTCGTTGCATGATCGGAATAAATATCCCGACTTAATCCAATGCGCCCTCATGCACGAGCAGTTCGAAGCGATCCATCCTTTCCTGGACGGCAACGGGCGCATCGGTAGATTGCTCATCACGTTATTTCTCATCGAACGCGGACGCTTAACGCAACCGCTACTCTATCTTTCCGCCTACATCGAAGCGCACCACCAGGACTACTACGATTTACTGCAACGCGTACGCACCCATTGCGATTGGTCAGGGTGGCTGCGATTTTTTCTACAAGGCGTAACGGAAACCGCAACCGACGCACTAACCCGCGCCGCCAATCTTATGGACCTGCGCGATAAATACCGCCGCCGACTAACCGGCAAGCCAAACGCACTAGTATTGCTCGATACACTCTTCGCCAACCCGTACACTACTGCCGCCATGGCGCAGAAGATTCTCCGCGTATCGAATCCAACGGCACGCCAGGTTATCGTGGCGTTGGAGAAGGTAGGAATGCTAAAAGAAGTGTCGGGGAGGAAGTGGGGCCAGCTCTACATGGCGCGGCCTATTTTGGCGGTGATTGAAAAGCCGTTTGCGTGAGTCTATTCAGAATCGATACGACGGCGGAGAAAGGGTAGCGTCCCCAATGGCACTGCTTTAAGCCGTGCGTACCAAGAAACAGCTGTCATTCCCGCGCCGGCGGGAATCCATACGGCATATCCGACGTTGTTTAGCCCGGCATGGATCCCCGCTTTCGCGGGAATGACGCGGTGTCGTTTTTCCAATACTAATCACCATGGAGGCCGAATAAATGTCAATTTTCATGACACTCGACGGAGTGCAAGGCGAGTCCGCAGACAAGGGGCATAGCAAATGGATTGATGTGGCCTATTTCCAGTGGGGCACCAAACGACTTATCACATCGGCGACTTCAACTCGGGGCGACCGGGAGTCATCCAACGCCGTGATCAGGGATTTATTAATCCGGCGTTTTATGGATAGAGCGACGCCGCAATTGTTTATTGAAAGTTGTTGCGGGGTCGGGAAGACGGTGACGCTACATTTAACGAAGACTGGAGTTGGTGGTGGAGCAGACGTCTACATGAAATATGTTCTGAAAAACGCGTTGGTCAGCTCGTACTATGTAGCTGGCACCCGCGAGGATACTTTCCGGCCTGTCGAACATTACAAGATAAGCTTTATAGAGTTGGAGTGTCGATATACCCCTTACGACGAAAACGGAAAACCAATGGCGCCGATCTCGGTGGCGTTTGATACGGCGACGAGTACCAAACGGTAAACGAAATCAAACGCGAGATCTAAACATCGATTTATTTGCTCAACAAAGAGGGAACATCCATGGGTGAAGAAATTCTTCTGAACAAATCAGGCGATACTGTCGAGTCGCACGAAAAACTTTTGCTCGATGCATCATTGATCCAGAGGATATACAAACATAAGGGCCAGGAACTTAGCGCCACTGTGTGGCGCGCCCTGAGAACAGATGTAGAGACGGAGGGACCGCTACACCCAGATTTTTATCGTAGGCAGAAATCCGATGGAAGTTATAGAGATCCGGATGTAACAATCCAAACTATCGACGGATTCGAGTACGTGGTTCCGAAGCTTTATAAAGATACTCGGAAAAGTATTTGGAAAGTTGAAGGCGCATCCTTATTCGACAAGGAAGGCGTTTTTGGGAACAACCAGTGGGATTACTTCGAAATACCGGCCGGAACGGAAGTCCCCGAAGGCATTTTGATAATTCGAGATGACAAGAATAAACGTTACGACACGATACACTACTCAATCGTGCCCAATTACATGATGCCGGTAAGCGAATTCAAGGAAAAACTTGACGAACTTGCTCGTGACGCGCTAAAGAAACGCGCTGCACTTGCTCGTAAAGCAGTATAGACAGCAAAAGAGGCTAGATTATGTCGGAAATCAATAACCGCACGTTGCTAATATGTTTGCAGTCGGTTTATCAGAGCATAAAACGCTTTGAAGGCTTGCTCGAATCGGAAACTATGAGGAAACCAGCAGACATTCAAGAATCGCTGCATGACTACGACCGAGCGCTCGAAATTCTTAAAGATCTTTACGAAGAGGAGTTATCGAAGGGAGCCGATTTACCTCCTATCGAGGAGATTATTCAGGACAGAGAGTCCAAGGAAGCGATTCCATTTAAGAAAAAATCGTGATGGCTGAAAAAACAGAAGCACGCGTCCTCGACCCGCTCTCCTAGGAGGAACATTTGGGGCAGACTTTCCGTGCCCCCGCTCGACCGGTCGTCTCGCCTCCTGGAGGGGGAAGGCAGGCATTTATATATTGAGAGGGTTGGTCCGAGCCTAAGCGAAAATCCGTCACTTCATGGTGGATTTTCATGGTATATACTCGCCGCATGATTAAACGCACGGCGATTCTCCGCACCCTGAAAGCAGCCCTGGAACGCAGCCGCGTGGTTGTGCTGGTGGGGCCGCGCCAGTGCGGCAAGACGACGCTCGCGCGCCAGTTGTTGAGCGAAGACTCCATCAACTACTTCGACCTGGAAGATCCGGCCAGCCTCGCGCGGTTGGACGAACCCATGACGGCGTTGCGGCCGCTGAAGGGGCTGGTGGTGATCGACGAGGTGCAGCGGCGGCCGGATCTGTTTCCGGTGTTGCGGGTGTTGGCGGATCGCAAGGATAAGCCCGCGCGGTTTTTGATTCTGGGCAGTGCGTCGGGCGACTTGCTGCGACAGACGTCGGAAAGCCTGGCCGGGCGCATGGAGCGAATCGCCATTGATGGTTTTTCGCTGGCGGAGTTGGGTGCGGATGCCGAACCGGTCTTGTGGCGGCGCGGAGGGTTTCCGCTGTCGTATCTCGCCGCGAGCGAAGCCGACAGTCTGGCGTGGCGTAAGAGCTTTATTCAAACACTGCTCGAACGCGACTTCCCGCAATGGGGTGTGCGCGTTCCGGCGACCGCGTTGCAACGCTTTTGGACCATGCTCGCGCATTACCACGGACAGATATGGAACGCGGCGGAGGCGGCGCGGGCGCTGTCGGTGGGCGAGTCCACCACTCGGCGTTATCTCGACCTGTTGACGGATGCCTTGATGATCCGTCAGTTGCAACCCTGGCACGCCAATCTGCGTAAGCGCCAGGTGAAGTCGCCGAAGATATACGTGCGCGACAGCGGGCTGCTGCATCAGTTGCTTGGCATCGGTACGGCGAAGGTATTAATGAGCCATCCTAAGCTCGGTGCGTCGTGGGAAGGCTTCGCCATCGAGCAAGTGCTGATGACCGAACCGCACGAGGAGGCATTCTTCTGGGCGACGCATCAGGGGGCGGAGATCGATCTGATCCTGCGCCGTGGCGACGAGTTGCTGGGCGTGGAGTGCAAGCGCGCCGATGCGCCGCGTGTGACGCCCTCGATCCGCGTTGCGCTCGACGACCTCAAGCTTGCGCGCGTGGCGGTGCTCTATCCGGGTAGCAAGCGCTATCCGCTGGACGAGCGCGTGGAGGCGGTGCCAGTGCAAGGGCTCGCCCAAGGGAAACCCATCTTTCGAGAAGCGCCGTGAGCGATACGCGTATGTCGAAAAGCCGTTCCTGGATCAACTCGCGGCGCTCGACTGGGAGGTGATCGAGCAGGCGCAGGGCGTCATTCCCTCAAACCCGGCGAAGAGTCTGCGCGCGAATTTTCGGGAGTGGTTATTGCCGGAAGTGTTTCGGGAGGTAGTGCGTTCCATCAACCGCTTACCGGACGGCAAACTCTGCCGAACTTCCATGAACGTAAGGAGTGGTTGAGAAAGAACGGCGCGGGGCTCGATGTATGAGGCGGTGATTCCCAATCGCATGAAACGGCAGAGGAAAAAAGCGACAGATTCCAAAATAAATAGGTGATCGATTTATTTTATCGGCCCCAGTCGGTTACTTTTTCATCCGTGCATCAGTCCTCGAGCCTGCCTTCGACGTAAACGACGCATTTACAAAAATAGATCCGAACTTTTTTCAAGGCGCTTTTGTACTGCCTATAATTGCCGGTCTTTTGTTAGCATCGCGGTTCCCCAGGAAACGAAAATAAAAGGATCTTCCGCATGCTCACTACCGAACGCACTCACAAAGTCATCCGCGGCGACTGCCTCTGGAATCTCGCCGAACACTACTACGGCAACGGTAGCCTCTGGCCCATGATTTACCAGCACAACAACCGCAAAGAGATCAGCCAACGTACCGGCACCCGGATCGTAGATCCCGATCTCATCCTCATCGGCCAAACCTTACTCATTCCGCCGCTCGCCGCTAAACCGGCCGCCAGCCAACTGAATCCGATCCGAAATCAAGTCAGCCAAAACCGCGACCGCCATTCACAGAGCAGCGTCCCTCGCAGCACCGACGTTATACGCGTGCGCCAGCGCCAACCCAATCCTCCGAACGGTGGCGAACCCATGG
It encodes:
- a CDS encoding Fic family protein, with amino-acid sequence MALSRADTALSELSGLGRFLPNPHLLIAPYIRREAVLSSRIEGTRATLSDILLDEVHAAIPHGDEADIREVRNYVTALEFGVKRLRKLPLSLRLVRELHDKLMKGVRGNSATPGEFRRSQNWIGPAGSTPVTATYVPPPPAHMQKTLAQWELSLHDRNKYPDLIQCALMHEQFEAIHPFLDGNGRIGRLLITLFLIERGRLTQPLLYLSAYIEAHHQDYYDLLQRVRTHCDWSGWLRFFLQGVTETATDALTRAANLMDLRDKYRRRLTGKPNALVLLDTLFANPYTTAAMAQKILRVSNPTARQVIVALEKVGMLKEVSGRKWGQLYMARPILAVIEKPFA
- a CDS encoding type VI secretion system tube protein Hcp; amino-acid sequence: MSIFMTLDGVQGESADKGHSKWIDVAYFQWGTKRLITSATSTRGDRESSNAVIRDLLIRRFMDRATPQLFIESCCGVGKTVTLHLTKTGVGGGADVYMKYVLKNALVSSYYVAGTREDTFRPVEHYKISFIELECRYTPYDENGKPMAPISVAFDTATSTKR
- a CDS encoding ATP-binding protein, giving the protein MIKRTAILRTLKAALERSRVVVLVGPRQCGKTTLARQLLSEDSINYFDLEDPASLARLDEPMTALRPLKGLVVIDEVQRRPDLFPVLRVLADRKDKPARFLILGSASGDLLRQTSESLAGRMERIAIDGFSLAELGADAEPVLWRRGGFPLSYLAASEADSLAWRKSFIQTLLERDFPQWGVRVPATALQRFWTMLAHYHGQIWNAAEAARALSVGESTTRRYLDLLTDALMIRQLQPWHANLRKRQVKSPKIYVRDSGLLHQLLGIGTAKVLMSHPKLGASWEGFAIEQVLMTEPHEEAFFWATHQGAEIDLILRRGDELLGVECKRADAPRVTPSIRVALDDLKLARVAVLYPGSKRYPLDERVEAVPVQGLAQGKPIFREAP